A section of the Oncorhynchus gorbuscha isolate QuinsamMale2020 ecotype Even-year linkage group LG06, OgorEven_v1.0, whole genome shotgun sequence genome encodes:
- the LOC124037796 gene encoding lysosome-associated membrane glycoprotein 3, translating to MHRETVLFLLVVIIMGNSLMTVALDPKPTEQANLPQRPVLQPKETVPVTGNYVLKDPTGTSCIKLSMGVEYIVIEKKKPSYFNLDPTTTKTTGRCAEKESVLSLAFLGKGGDLNFTFEKEGNLTYVSKITGNLAPGKGIKNYSGVIEHEKLFPTAAGRSLKCSSQTEFHLSENLRVKIVSLQFQAFKLTNGNFGEEVECRADFIKKIIPIICGAAVVGLLLIAVLSFLIIRDHHRQAGYDRI from the exons ATGCATCGTGAAACAGTACTTTTTCTACTGGTTGTGATCATAATGG GAAACAGCCTCATGACTGTTGCATTGGATCCTAAGCCCACTGAACAGGCCAACCTACCACAGAGGCCTGTCCTTCAGCCCAAAGAGACTGTTCCTGTCACCGGAAACTATGTGCTGAAAGACCCTACAGGCACGTCGTGCATCAAACTCTCCATGGGAGTTGAGTACATAGTTATTGAGAAGAAG AAACCTTCCTATTTCAACTTAGACCCTACCACCACCAAGACTACTGGTAGATGTGCTGAAAAAGAGTCCGTTCTCTCCCTGGCTTTTCTAGGAAAGGGAGGCGATCTGAATTTCACCTTTGAAAAG GAAGGGAACTTGACCTATGTGTCAAAGATCACAGGTAATTTGGCACCAGGCAAAG GAATTAAGAACTATTCTGGGGTAATAGAACATGAGAAGCTGTTCCCAACTGCCGCTGGCCGCAGCCTCAAGTGCTCCTCTCAGACAGAGTTTCATCTGTCTGAGAACCTTCGAGTGAAGATTGTGTCTCTTCAGTTCCAAGCTTTCAAACTCACCAATGGGAATTTTGGAGAGG AGGTTGAGTGCAGGGCTGATTTCATCAAGAAGATCATTCCCATTATTTGTGGTGCCGCGGTTGTGGGGCTCTTGCTGATTGCTGTCCTGTCCTTCCTGATCATCCGGGACCACCACAGACAAGCTGGCTATGACAGGATCTGA